One stretch of Caldinitratiruptor microaerophilus DNA includes these proteins:
- the remA gene encoding extracellular matrix/biofilm regulator RemA, whose protein sequence is MPEIKLVNIGFGNIVSANRIVAIVSPESAPIKRIITEARDKGVLIDATYGRRTRAVVITDSDHVILSAVQPETVAHRLTSREAPPEEAGEE, encoded by the coding sequence GTGCCCGAGATCAAGCTGGTGAACATCGGCTTCGGCAACATCGTGTCCGCCAACCGGATCGTGGCCATCGTCAGCCCGGAGTCGGCGCCGATCAAGCGCATCATCACGGAGGCCCGGGACAAGGGCGTCCTCATCGACGCCACCTACGGCCGGCGGACCCGTGCCGTGGTCATCACCGACTCGGACCACGTGATCCTGTCGGCGGTACAGCCGGAGACGGTCGCCCACCGCCTGACGAGCCGGGAGGCACCGCCGGAGGAGGCCGGTGAGGAATAG
- the rpoZ gene encoding DNA-directed RNA polymerase subunit omega → MIKPSIDTLIEKVDSKYTLVVAAAKRARELMNGKPPQVDSRSNKPVSIALEELASGRLLYERTKEGIK, encoded by the coding sequence GTGATCAAGCCGTCCATCGACACGCTCATCGAGAAGGTCGACTCCAAGTACACCCTGGTCGTGGCCGCCGCCAAGCGGGCCCGCGAGCTCATGAACGGCAAGCCGCCGCAGGTGGACAGCCGGTCCAACAAGCCGGTCAGCATCGCCCTCGAGGAGCTGGCGTCCGGCCGGCTCCTGTACGAGCGCACGAAGGAAGGCATCAAGTGA
- the gmk gene encoding guanylate kinase yields MRAGRGLLIIVTGPSAVGKGAICRALLRQGSGVRFSVSVTTRPPRPGERDGVEYFFVTREEFERRVQAGDLLEWAEVYGNYYGTPRKPVEEALARGEDIILDIDIAGATAVRRQYPDALSVFVLPPSMAELEVRMRRRASETEEAIRRRLAEAPRWIAQGLEYDYVLVNDDLEHAVSQLRAIIVAEKCRVGRRGRELIRTLLEKGVIEP; encoded by the coding sequence TTGCGAGCTGGCCGGGGTTTGCTCATCATCGTGACCGGACCCTCGGCGGTCGGGAAGGGCGCCATTTGCAGGGCGCTCCTCCGGCAGGGCTCCGGAGTCCGGTTCTCGGTCTCCGTGACCACCCGTCCCCCTCGTCCCGGTGAGCGGGACGGGGTCGAGTATTTTTTCGTCACCCGGGAGGAGTTCGAGCGCCGGGTCCAGGCGGGGGACCTCCTCGAGTGGGCCGAGGTCTACGGCAACTACTACGGCACCCCGCGTAAACCGGTGGAGGAGGCGCTGGCCCGGGGGGAGGACATCATCCTGGACATCGACATCGCCGGCGCGACGGCCGTGCGGCGCCAGTACCCGGACGCGCTGTCGGTGTTCGTCCTCCCGCCGTCCATGGCGGAGCTGGAGGTCCGGATGCGCCGGCGGGCCAGCGAGACCGAGGAGGCGATCCGGCGCCGCCTGGCGGAGGCACCCCGCTGGATCGCCCAGGGGCTCGAGTACGACTACGTCCTCGTCAACGACGACCTCGAGCATGCCGTCTCCCAGCTCCGGGCGATCATCGTGGCCGAGAAGTGCCGCGTCGGCCGCCGGGGGCGGGAGCTCATCCGCACCCTGCTGGAGAAGGGGGTCATCGAACCGTGA
- the coaBC gene encoding bifunctional phosphopantothenoylcysteine decarboxylase/phosphopantothenate--cysteine ligase CoaBC produces MTGGRRRRPLSTILGPIEVRGVLRGKTVLLGVSGGIAAYKAAALCSRLVQAGATVHVLMTPAATRLVSPLTFQALSGNPVQTDLLAEQRHGHVDHVILARRADLLIVAPATANTVARLATGMAGDPVTAAALGVACPVLVCPSMEEHMYRHPLTQANLRRLEEIGYHVMAPETGYLASGLRGTGRLPEPEAILAEAVRLVCAHRAAGAGGGAVDPTLAGRRVLVTAGATREALDPVRFLSNRSTGKMGYALAREAARRGAQVVLVAGPGNLPDPEGVEVVHVESARDMHAAVLARAGWLDVAIGAAAVADYRPAVFQPHKIKKGEDRLVLELVRNPDILADLGRQKRPGQVLVGFAAETADLAEYARRKLEEKNLDLIVANDVTQPDAGFAVDTNRAVLVHRDGRQEDLPLMSKDALAAAILDRVAALLGRRDPEHG; encoded by the coding sequence GTGACCGGGGGGCGCCGCCGGCGCCCCCTTTCCACCATCCTCGGGCCCATCGAGGTGAGGGGCGTGCTGCGTGGGAAGACCGTGCTCCTGGGCGTGAGCGGGGGCATCGCCGCCTACAAGGCGGCAGCCCTCTGCTCCCGCCTCGTGCAGGCGGGGGCGACCGTCCACGTGCTCATGACCCCGGCGGCGACCCGGCTGGTCTCGCCGCTCACCTTCCAGGCGCTGTCGGGCAACCCGGTGCAGACGGACCTGCTGGCCGAGCAGCGCCACGGTCACGTCGATCACGTGATCCTGGCCCGCCGCGCCGACCTCCTCATCGTCGCGCCGGCGACCGCGAACACGGTGGCCCGGCTGGCGACCGGGATGGCGGGCGATCCGGTGACCGCCGCCGCCCTCGGGGTGGCGTGCCCCGTGCTCGTCTGCCCCTCGATGGAAGAGCACATGTACCGGCACCCGCTCACCCAGGCGAACCTCCGGCGGCTCGAGGAGATCGGCTACCACGTGATGGCGCCCGAGACGGGGTACCTGGCCTCCGGGCTGCGGGGCACGGGCCGGCTGCCCGAGCCGGAGGCGATCCTCGCCGAGGCCGTCCGCCTGGTGTGCGCGCACCGCGCCGCCGGGGCGGGCGGGGGAGCCGTGGACCCGACCCTGGCGGGCCGTCGCGTCCTCGTGACGGCGGGGGCGACCCGGGAAGCGCTCGATCCGGTGCGGTTCCTGTCCAACCGTTCGACCGGGAAGATGGGCTACGCGCTGGCGCGGGAGGCGGCCCGCCGCGGGGCGCAGGTGGTCCTGGTGGCGGGTCCGGGGAACCTTCCCGATCCGGAGGGGGTCGAGGTCGTCCACGTGGAAAGCGCCCGGGACATGCACGCGGCGGTGCTGGCCCGCGCCGGGTGGCTCGACGTGGCGATCGGCGCCGCCGCGGTGGCGGACTACCGGCCTGCGGTGTTCCAGCCGCACAAGATCAAGAAGGGCGAGGACCGCCTCGTGCTGGAGCTCGTCCGGAACCCGGACATCCTCGCCGACCTGGGCCGGCAGAAGCGCCCGGGTCAGGTGCTGGTGGGCTTCGCGGCGGAGACCGCGGATCTGGCCGAGTATGCCCGCCGCAAGCTGGAGGAGAAGAACCTCGACCTCATCGTGGCCAACGACGTGACCCAGCCGGACGCCGGGTTCGCGGTGGACACGAACCGGGCCGTGCTCGTGCACCGGGACGGCCGCCAGGAGGACCTCCCCCTCATGTCGAAGGACGCGCTGGCCGCGGCGATCCTGGACCGCGTGGCAGCGCTCCTCGGCCGGAGGGATCCGGAGCATGGCTGA